DNA sequence from the Halobacterium sp. DL1 genome:
GATGGCCGAGAGCGCGAACATCGTGGAGTACCTCGAGGCGACGTACGGAGGGGGTGCGTGATGGACCTGGAGTTCGACGTCGTCGACCTCCCGGACGCCGACCACGTCGAGGCGGGCGAGGAGGCACCCGACTTCACCCGCCCGCTCGTGAACGCCGAGTACTGGGAGGACGTCTCGCTGTCGGACCTGCTCGCCGACGGACCCGTGTTGCTCGTGTTCACGACGATGGACGGCGCGTTCCCCGCGACGTACGTCTGGAACGAACTCCGGGACCGCGGCGTCGAGGAGTACGGCGCGCAGGTCGTCGGCGTCTCCGTCTCCTCGCCGTACGAGCACAAGACCACCATCGAGGAGCGCGGCATCGAGGCGTTCACGGGGCTGTTCAGCGACCCCCAGAACGGCGTCGCCGAGGCGTTCGGCGTCGAACACGACCTCGACGGAATGGCGGGCGTCAGCGAACCGCGGCCCGCGGTGTTCCTCGTCGAACCAGACCGCACGGTGGCCTACGCGTGGGTCGCCGAGGAGTGGCCGGAGTTCCCGGACTACGACGCGGTCGAGGCGGCGCTCGCGGACCTGTAACCCTTTTACTGGGCGACCCAACGCTCGACCATGCGCGTGACCGACGACGAACTGGCTGCGGCCGCCGACGCGATTCGTGACGGCGGGCTCGTGGTCTACCCGACGGAGACGGTGTACGGGTTAGCTGCGGACGCGCTCGACACCGACGCCGTCGCCGGCGTGTTCGACGCGAAGGGGCGGTCCCGGGACGACCCGCTGTCGTTCGCGTTCCCCGACTGGGAGGACGCCCTGGCGTACGTCCGCGTCGACGAGACGGAGCGCGAGTTCATGGCCGAGTTCCTCCCCGGCCCGGTCACCGTGGTCTGCGAGAAGCGCGAGGGCGTCCCCGACGTCCTCACCGGTGGTCGCGACAGGGTGGGCGTCCGCGTCCCCGACCACGAGGTTGCGCTGGCGCTCCTCGAGCGCGTCGCCCCCGTCACGGCGACGAGCGCGAACCGCAGCGGCCAGCCGAGCGTCACGGACCCCGGCGACCTCGACCCGGCGTTCGTCGACGGCGTCGACGCGGTGCTGGACGGCGGGGAGACGGCGGGCACCGAGAGCACCGTCGTGGACGTCGCGCGCGGCGAGATTCTCCGTCGCGGGGCCGACGCCGACACCGTGGAGGCGTGGCTACAGCAGCGAGCGTAGCGTCTTCGTCTCGACCCCGCACTCCTCGCGGTAGTCGCAGGCGCCACACTTCGCGTCGTCGTGGAGTCGCGGCGGCGGCCCGTCGAGGCTCCGTGCGGCGCGGAGCGCGCGCCGGTAGGTGGCCTTCCGCCGAGTGG
Encoded proteins:
- a CDS encoding tRNA threonylcarbamoyladenosine biosynthesis protein; its protein translation is MRVTDDELAAAADAIRDGGLVVYPTETVYGLAADALDTDAVAGVFDAKGRSRDDPLSFAFPDWEDALAYVRVDETEREFMAEFLPGPVTVVCEKREGVPDVLTGGRDRVGVRVPDHEVALALLERVAPVTATSANRSGQPSVTDPGDLDPAFVDGVDAVLDGGETAGTESTVVDVARGEILRRGADADTVEAWLQQRA
- a CDS encoding peroxiredoxin, which encodes MDLEFDVVDLPDADHVEAGEEAPDFTRPLVNAEYWEDVSLSDLLADGPVLLVFTTMDGAFPATYVWNELRDRGVEEYGAQVVGVSVSSPYEHKTTIEERGIEAFTGLFSDPQNGVAEAFGVEHDLDGMAGVSEPRPAVFLVEPDRTVAYAWVAEEWPEFPDYDAVEAALADL